The sequence below is a genomic window from Gossypium hirsutum isolate 1008001.06 chromosome A11, Gossypium_hirsutum_v2.1, whole genome shotgun sequence.
ATTAAATCATGATTGTAAAGTGAAAAGCAAATATGAAAATGCCATATGAATATGTGAGTATTCGTTTATGGAGAAATACTATAGGATATTGGGAGATATACATTTTGATTTGTCCGATGAGGATAActatagatatgaaatgaaatgttatatgtgaatcaaataaaccaattggttatatttgagttcactggttttaaattgcttaagacttacgaagcttacaaaagcttactccgttattatgtttctctgttttatagattgttgattctgGCCTttttgctcggggatcgtcagcaacttgtcacactatcactatccactgtttggtactgctatgttttggattatcttatggcatgtatagaatagactagtagtgggaggatattttggttaatgtatataagccatgcgaatatgacatcttttgaatgtttacttttataagtttttaaattttatccctggttgtgtctagcaattatccaattgaatgatctttacttcaagaaaatgttcaaaattttactgatctggcatgagttacaagtccagtaatgccccttacctattccggcgacggttacgggataggggtgttacacaagctGCTATTGCTATCTCTCATAATCCCGTGTTTCATGGGAAGACTAAACATTTTAACATCAATCTATTCTTCTTAAGAGAAGTACAGAAACATGGAGTTGTGATTCTTGTCTAATGCAAAATAGAAAATCAAGTTGCAGACATTTTAACTAAACCATTAGCTGCTTCCAAATTTGAGTTTCTGATGTTGGTATTTGCATCCCCTAAAGCAAGGAGGAGTGTTAAGAAAATGCTTTAGGATTGAAACAtgtcaaagtttttttttttgttaagttgAGTGTGTCAAAGTTTGTTCCTGATTTTAGGAATTAGTTGTTGATTTTGTTTTCCttaagtttaggaaaaagttagtGGGCTGTTGATTTTATTTTGCTTAAGTTTAGGATTGgttgttgattttattttgtataaattctGAATGATTGTTGAGTAAAGAGTGTTCAGTTTCCTTCATCTATTAAGTTTTTTTCACTAAAATACTTACAGCTAGCACAGTCAACTATTGAACATTACAAAGTTTTGAGTGAAGATTTTTACTGCTAAAAGCATGGTCGACGTGCGATTCATATCCAGCAGTATAATCCAGGCAGCAAATCACAGTGCATCTAGTGAGAGGATTGAGCTAACTCCATGGGATCTTAGGTTTCTTCAGATCGGGCATATTCAAAAGGGACTTCTTTTTCCCAAGCCTAAAGCACCTCTGCAAGAGAATGACACTGAAAACACCCTCATCCATCACTTGAAAACCTTTCTCTCCCACACTCTACACTACTTTCCACCTCTTGCAGGTCAACTAGCAATCACCCAACATGAAGATGATAccatttccctttttattaactGCAACAATGCTAGAGCTTCGTTTACGCATGCAGTAGCTGATGGAGTCACCATTTCTGACATCATTAAACCTGTTTATGTACCTACTATCATTCACTCCTTTTTCCCATTAAACGAGCTCACAAACTTTGAGGGTACTAGGAAACCGGTACTTGGAATACAAGTAACAGATCTTATAGATGGTATATTCATTGGATGCACCAACAATCATGTTGTGGTGGATGGGACATCATTCTGGCATTTCTTGAATTCATGGTCAGAAATTTCCAAGGGTTTGATTCACTTATCCAAGCCCCTTGTTTTTTAACGCTGGTTTCCTGATGATACAATAATCCCCATTCGCATTCCTCGATCTGTAGTCAAACTTAAACAAAGCAACAAAGAGTTGGAGTCCATTCTACCTGGTTTAAAGGAATGAGTTTTCCATTTCTCGAAAGAAAACATTACAAAACTCAAGGCAAAAGCTAACACTGAGATGGGCACCAACAACATCTC
It includes:
- the LOC107959037 gene encoding uncharacterized acetyltransferase At3g50280-like, producing MVDVRFISSSIIQAANHSASSERIELTPWDLRFLQIGHIQKGLLFPKPKAPLQENDTENTLIHHLKTFLSHTLHYFPPLAGQLAITQHEDDTISLFINCNNARASFTHAVADGVTISDIIKPVYVPTIIHSFFPLNELTNFEGTRKPVLGIQVTDLIDGIFIGCTNNHVVVDGTSFWHFLNSWSEISKGLIHLSKPLVF